GGGCGATGTATTCCCCGCACAAGGTCAAGATCGCCGTCAGCGGCTGCCCGCGCAACTGCGCGGAGGCCGGCATCAAGGACGTCGGCGTGATCGGCGTGGATTCGGGCTGGGAGATCTACGTCGGGGGCAACGGCGGCATCAAGACCGAGGTCGCGCATTTCCTGGTCAAGCTCAAGACGCCCGAGGAGGTGATGGAGTACACGGGCGCCTTCCTGGAGCTCTACCGCACCGAGGCCTGGTACCTGGAACGCACGGTGCACTACATCGGCCGCGTCGGCCTGGACCACGTGAAGCAACGCATCCTGGAGGACGCCGAGGGGCGCCGGGCGCTGTGGGAGCGGCTGCAGTTCGCGCTCGACGGCGAGCCGGACCCGTGGTTCCAGTCGGTGCAGGCGCAGGTGGACGTGCGCCAGTTCGTGCCGGTGGCCGGCGCGACGGCCTGAGCTTCCGCCCAGACGAGACCCCACGACAGAAGAAGGAAATTCCCATGACCGACTGGACGACGATCTGCCGCCTGGAGGACATCCCGGTGCTGGGCGCGCGCCGCGTGGCGCGGCCCGCGGGCGTGGCGGTGGCGGTGTTCCGCACCGCCACGGACGAGGTGTTCGCGCTGCTCGACCGCTGCCCGCACAAGGGCGGGCCGCTCTCGCAGGGCATCGTGTTCGGCGCCAGCGTGGCCTGCCCGCTGCACAACTGGACCATCGCGCTGGACGACGGCTGCGCCCGCGCGCCCGACGAGGGCTGCGTGCCGCGCTTCGCCTGCCAGGTCGAGGCCGGCGCGGTGCAGCTCGACGCCCTCGAACTGGCGACGCACGCGCTCGACCTGGCCGCGCCGCGCGCCGGCCCGGGCGCGGCCACGGCCGGCGCCCTGGGCGACGAGAGCTTCGGCGTGCAGGCGCCGCACGGAGGCTGACGCATCGTGATGTCCCTCCTCCAGCCCCTGGCGCCCGCCCTGGACCTCCACGTCTCGCCGCGCGAGACGCGCTCGACCTGCCCGTACTGCGGCGTGG
This genomic window from Comamonadaceae bacterium OTU4NAUVB1 contains:
- the nirD gene encoding nitrite reductase small subunit NirD; amino-acid sequence: MTDWTTICRLEDIPVLGARRVARPAGVAVAVFRTATDEVFALLDRCPHKGGPLSQGIVFGASVACPLHNWTIALDDGCARAPDEGCVPRFACQVEAGAVQLDALELATHALDLAAPRAGPGAATAGALGDESFGVQAPHGG